The Vampirovibrio chlorellavorus genome has a segment encoding these proteins:
- the atpG gene encoding ATP synthase F1 subunit gamma, whose product MPNLKDIRRRIKSVKSTQKITQAMRMVAAAKVKRAENRVKAARPYASEFRQIFSDVFNALKNHNQDISGSRYADLLQSRQIHNVGIVVISSDRGLCGNYNSAVIRQAFRLEKEIKARGLTPKFYLVGNKAIQAFARYSNSEILGRSAGISAAPTVEDANLIAQTMTQAFLDEKIDTIDVLSTHFVSMISYKVQISPVIPVRSFIDWEPELIPSLNDSHYSVSPSELKPELLLEPNAVSILDKMVPMFVSNLLYTLLLEGSASELAARMTAMSNATSNAGDMINRLTIQYNKVRQAAITQEILEIVGGAEALK is encoded by the coding sequence ATGCCCAACCTGAAAGACATCCGACGCCGGATTAAAAGCGTCAAGAGTACCCAAAAAATCACCCAAGCCATGCGCATGGTGGCCGCGGCCAAGGTCAAGCGCGCTGAAAACCGCGTGAAAGCGGCGCGCCCTTACGCGTCGGAATTCCGCCAGATTTTCAGTGATGTCTTCAATGCGCTGAAAAACCACAATCAGGACATCAGTGGCTCTCGCTACGCGGATTTGCTGCAATCCCGGCAAATTCACAATGTGGGCATCGTGGTGATCAGTTCTGACCGGGGCCTGTGCGGCAACTACAACTCGGCGGTCATTCGTCAGGCGTTTCGCCTGGAAAAGGAGATCAAGGCCCGTGGCTTAACCCCCAAGTTCTACCTGGTGGGTAACAAGGCCATTCAGGCATTTGCCCGATACTCCAACTCGGAGATTCTAGGGCGGAGCGCCGGTATCTCCGCGGCTCCCACCGTGGAAGACGCCAACCTGATTGCCCAGACCATGACCCAGGCGTTTCTGGATGAAAAAATTGACACCATCGATGTCTTATCCACACATTTTGTGTCCATGATTTCCTACAAGGTCCAGATCAGTCCGGTCATCCCGGTGCGCTCGTTTATCGACTGGGAGCCAGAGCTGATTCCCAGCCTGAATGACAGCCACTACAGCGTCTCTCCCAGCGAGTTGAAGCCTGAATTGTTGCTGGAGCCCAATGCGGTCAGCATTCTGGATAAAATGGTGCCCATGTTTGTCAGCAATCTGCTGTACACGTTGTTACTGGAAGGGTCCGCCAGCGAGCTAGCCGCCCGGATGACGGCCATGTCCAACGCCACCAGCAACGCCGGAGACATGATCAACCGCCTGACCATTCAGTACAACAAGGTTCGCCAGGCCGCCATTACCCAGGAAATTCTGGAAATCGTCGGTGGCGCCGAAGCGCTGAAATAA